In Dermochelys coriacea isolate rDerCor1 chromosome 10, rDerCor1.pri.v4, whole genome shotgun sequence, one DNA window encodes the following:
- the MSS51 gene encoding LOW QUALITY PROTEIN: putative protein MSS51 homolog, mitochondrial (The sequence of the model RefSeq protein was modified relative to this genomic sequence to represent the inferred CDS: inserted 3 bases in 2 codons; deleted 2 bases in 2 codons; substituted 1 base at 1 genomic stop codon), with protein sequence MAHRNKSVTSKSSHSKKKPAEESVITSPNMDSLGFQAMDSNVPGLSQVILKKLNMKSYDEYKSAMDGKKLGIDFGIRTYFDMFXKMEDTFKFCAECKKLPDALPDPRSLRRCKRCQNVYYCNSECQRANWPMHKKLCKKLKLVALDRLVEWLVFTGDIPFPTATWTKRIQEVKSWEDWFSMQEHLEEKLSSILTGRYMNILWANVGKPKPEEGELLESVKRLTTDFQSRPITIAMALNAFAIDLYTKPVTVHIVGASHIETLNTRVTDYDELTRVFPGHQGIEVVMVGVNVVDGPIMRPPLTAFGPRGRVYLSSYKALYPDFWESRVETHQAARPDLVVGFHPGLHACLDVMEGWLPTLLLLRDYKIPTLSPSTTRQELKSPXKILMELETQITGYGANPFAALKPERSISNTNKSPCYCNAYCIMCQRLAGTPDSQTXGGLDGAEDRGE encoded by the exons ATGGCCCACAGAAACAAGAGCGTGACTTCCAAGTCCAGCCACTCCAAGAAGAAGCCTGCAGAGGAGTCAGTAATTACAAGCCCCAACATGGACTCCCTGGGCTTCCAGGCTATGGATAGCAACGTCCCTGGTCTGTCGCAGGTCATCCTGAAGAAGCTCAACATGAAGAGCTATGATGAATACAA GTCTGCGATGGACGGGAAGAAGCTGGGGATAGATTTCGGGATCCGGACTTATTTTGACATGT CAAAAATGGAGGACACCTTCAAATTCTGTGCTGAGTGCAAGAAACTCCCCGATGCCCTCCCTGACCCCAGAAGCCTCCGGCGATGCAAAAG GTGCCAGAATGTGTATTACTGCAACTCAGAGTGCCAACGGGCCAATTGGCCTATGCACAAGAAGTTGTGTAAGAAGTTGAAGTTGGTAGCTCTTGACCGGCTGGTAGAATGGCTCGTCTTCACAG GTGACATCCCATTCCCCACGGCAACCTGGACAAAGCGTATACAGGAGGTGAAAAGCTGGGAAGACTGGTTCTCCATGCAAGAGCACCTGGAAGAAAAGCTGAGCTCTATACTGACTGGGCGTTATATGAACATCCTCTGGGCCAACGTGGGGAAGCCAAAGCCAGAAGAGGGAGAGCTGCTAGAGTCTGTCAAACGGCTGACCACAGACTTCCAGTCCAGGCCGATCACCATCGCCATGGCACTGAATGCTTTCGCCATTGATCTCTATACCAAGCCTGTCACAGTGCACATCGTAGGGGCTTCCCATATCGAGACCCTCAACACCCGGGTGACTGATTACGATGAGCTGACGCGGGTGTTTCCTGGGCACCAGGGCATCGAGGTAGTAATGGTGGGAGTCAATGTGGTAGATGGACCCATCATGAGGCCTCCACTGACAGCATTCGGGCCTAGGGGAAGAGTCTATCTCAGCAGCTACAAGGCCCTTTATCCTGACTTCTGGGAATCCCGGGTGGAGACTCATCAGGCTGCCCGCCCAGACCTTGTGGTGGGCTTTCATCCAG GATTACATGCCTGCCTGGATGTGATGGAAGGCTGGCTCCCCACATTGCTGCTGCTGCGGGACTACAAGATCCCCACCCTCTCACCGTCTACAA CGAGGCAGGAGCTGAAGTCTCCCTGAAAAATCCTGATGGAGCTGGAGACTCAAATCACA GGCTATGGAGCCAATCCCTTCGCC GCCCTCAAGCCAGAGCGGTCTATTTCCAACACCAACAAGTCACCCTGCTACTGCAATGCCTACTGCATCATGTGCCAACGGCTGGCTGGCACCCCAGATAGCCAGAC TGGGGGGCTAGATGGGGCTGAGGACAGAGGGGAGTAG